Proteins from a genomic interval of Chryseobacterium indologenes:
- a CDS encoding aminopeptidase, with protein MKKIGILALFLVVFNSGYHAQMKSLPKLESGVSYELAQVRKNTLSDIKYDLHLKIPESRSESITGTEVLSFNYKKQNDAPLQIDFKEEPSSLIAVSVNGQSVKPVLENEHVIIDAKYLKSGANQIHFTFLAGNGALNRRDGYLYALFVPDRARTMFPCFDQPNLKANYSLTLTIPEKWSAIANGKLKDTTSQQGQKTLQFAQSDLLPTYLFSFAAGDFKNFTEKISQEDSRMLYRETDSVKIKNSMDSIFTLYQNSLDYYEKWTGIKHPFQKHGMVVIPDFQFGGMEHPGAILFQNSTLFLDQNATQNQLNNRSNLIAHEVAHLWFGDMVTMDWFNDVWMKEVFANFMADKSTGASADKSVYDLKFLTTHFPAAYGIDRTLGANPIRQVLDNLKNAGMMYGPIIYNKAPIMMRQLELLTGEENFKKGVSEYLKRYAYSNASWPDLITILDQHTPEDLQSWNKVWVNDPGRPVIDYTIKYKGNTIDRFTITQHPEYGKEQKLWPQQFQVSLFYADKIEKVNVKLSGQQQEIAELKGKAKPLFVLQNSSGIGYGVFGIDKTMMPNFYLIKDPVSRASAYISLYENMLNGSGATPQDVLHFMTEQLSKETTELNLRLITGYISTIYWEFLPGNVRLKESENVENMVWKALQTQAAKNNKKILFDSYQGIFQSQKAYDTLYTIWKTQTPPQDVSLNDEDFTSLALSLSLRNPDNNNLLQEQLARIKNPDRINRFKIIMQAASSDQKVRNDFFKGLEQKQNRANESAVGAALGYLHHPLRQQTSIQYLPKTLEMLQEIQKTGDIFFPDNWLRSTFSSYQDPKALEMVNQFISKHPDYHTILKHKILQATDNLKRAQILVK; from the coding sequence ATGAAAAAAATAGGTATACTCGCATTATTTTTAGTCGTTTTCAATAGTGGATATCATGCACAAATGAAATCTTTACCAAAGTTGGAATCTGGGGTTTCATACGAACTGGCTCAAGTACGAAAGAATACATTAAGTGATATTAAATATGACTTGCATCTGAAAATTCCCGAAAGCAGATCGGAAAGCATTACAGGAACAGAAGTACTGTCTTTCAACTATAAAAAACAAAATGATGCGCCGTTGCAGATCGATTTTAAAGAAGAACCTTCTTCACTCATTGCTGTATCTGTGAACGGACAATCTGTAAAACCTGTTTTGGAAAACGAACATGTCATCATTGATGCAAAATATCTGAAGTCAGGAGCCAATCAGATTCATTTTACCTTCCTTGCCGGAAACGGTGCTTTGAACAGGCGTGACGGATATTTGTATGCTTTATTTGTACCGGATCGCGCACGAACGATGTTTCCGTGTTTTGATCAGCCTAACCTGAAGGCCAATTATTCATTAACATTAACTATACCTGAGAAATGGAGTGCCATTGCCAATGGAAAATTAAAAGATACCACTTCTCAACAGGGACAAAAAACCTTGCAGTTTGCTCAGTCGGATTTACTTCCTACTTATTTATTTTCTTTTGCTGCGGGGGATTTTAAAAATTTTACGGAGAAAATCAGTCAGGAGGACTCCAGAATGCTATATCGTGAAACCGACTCTGTAAAGATCAAAAACAGCATGGATTCTATCTTTACACTCTACCAAAATTCTCTTGATTATTACGAAAAATGGACAGGTATCAAACATCCTTTTCAAAAACACGGAATGGTGGTGATCCCGGATTTTCAATTCGGCGGAATGGAACATCCCGGAGCGATCCTATTTCAAAATTCCACCTTGTTTTTAGACCAGAATGCTACCCAAAATCAGCTGAACAACCGTTCCAATCTTATTGCTCACGAGGTAGCTCATCTTTGGTTCGGAGATATGGTGACAATGGATTGGTTCAACGATGTCTGGATGAAAGAGGTATTTGCCAATTTTATGGCAGATAAAAGCACCGGAGCTTCCGCAGATAAAAGTGTATATGACCTGAAGTTTTTAACGACCCATTTTCCGGCTGCTTATGGCATAGATCGTACATTAGGTGCCAATCCGATCCGACAGGTTTTAGATAATCTGAAAAATGCAGGAATGATGTACGGCCCGATTATTTACAACAAGGCACCGATTATGATGCGTCAGCTGGAGCTGTTGACCGGGGAAGAAAATTTTAAAAAAGGAGTAAGTGAATACCTTAAAAGATATGCCTACAGCAATGCTAGCTGGCCGGACCTGATCACAATCCTTGATCAACATACTCCGGAAGACTTACAAAGCTGGAATAAAGTATGGGTGAATGATCCCGGCAGGCCTGTCATTGATTATACGATCAAATATAAAGGCAATACAATTGACCGCTTTACCATCACCCAACATCCGGAATATGGAAAAGAGCAGAAGTTATGGCCACAGCAGTTTCAGGTAAGTTTATTCTATGCTGATAAAATAGAGAAAGTAAATGTAAAACTATCAGGTCAACAACAGGAAATAGCAGAATTAAAAGGAAAAGCAAAACCTCTTTTCGTCCTGCAAAATTCCTCAGGAATAGGCTATGGCGTGTTTGGAATTGATAAAACCATGATGCCCAACTTTTATTTAATAAAAGATCCGGTAAGCAGAGCCAGTGCCTATATTTCACTGTATGAAAATATGTTGAACGGTTCAGGAGCCACTCCACAGGATGTATTACATTTTATGACCGAACAACTCTCAAAAGAAACTACAGAACTGAACCTTCGGTTGATTACCGGTTATATTTCCACTATTTATTGGGAGTTTCTACCCGGAAATGTTCGATTGAAAGAATCAGAGAATGTAGAAAATATGGTATGGAAAGCACTACAAACCCAAGCGGCAAAAAATAATAAGAAAATTTTATTTGACAGCTATCAGGGAATTTTCCAGTCTCAAAAGGCATATGATACCCTTTATACGATTTGGAAAACTCAGACCCCGCCACAGGATGTGTCCCTTAATGATGAAGATTTCACAAGTCTTGCGCTTTCTTTATCATTGCGAAATCCCGACAATAATAATTTGTTGCAGGAACAGTTGGCAAGAATCAAAAATCCGGACCGTATCAATCGTTTTAAAATTATTATGCAGGCAGCTTCATCAGATCAGAAAGTACGGAACGATTTTTTTAAGGGCCTTGAACAAAAACAGAACAGAGCCAATGAATCAGCTGTTGGTGCAGCACTTGGTTATCTACATCACCCTTTAAGACAACAGACGTCTATTCAGTATCTTCCAAAAACATTGGAGATGTTGCAGGAAATACAAAAGACCGGTGATATCTTTTTCCCGGATAACTGGCTTCGGTCAACCTTTAGCAGTTATCAGGATCCGAAAGCATTGGAAATGGTGAACCAGTTTATTTCAAAACACCCGGATTATCATACTATTTTGAAACATAAAATTTTACAGGCAACAGATAATCTGAAAAGAGCACAAATTCTGGTAAAATAG
- the putP gene encoding sodium/proline symporter PutP, with protein MQLYEGISVGLYLLLMIGIGIYSYRKSTSNSEEFLIGGRKMGAAVTALSAGAADMSGWLLMGVPGAMYLSGISSSWIAIGLTIGAFLNYIIVAPRLRIYTEVAQNAITLPVFFENRFKNKNHLLKITSSIFILVFFTLYTSAGMVSGGKLFESAFGMDYTVGLLLTSLVVVLYTFLGGFLAVSLTDFVQGTIMVLALVIVPIVAIMQIGGIGETYSLIEAKDPKYLDLFRGTTTVSIVSLLAWGLGYCGQPHILVRFMAIDKPKDLIKARRIGITWMIFTVAGALAIGLVGIAYLQKFDLETMVKFDGSKTEAETIFIYFSRILFHPLIAGFLLTAILAAVMSTISSQLLVTSSSLTEDIYKAFLNKKATSKQLLIASRLSVLLVAVIAVLLSLNPKDSILNLVGNAWAGFGSAFGPLILLSLLWKKTTWQGGFAGMLVGGITVLAWVYLQHPLKDWYEIIPGFTLSLLTNIVVSSLTYQPDTTIDREFNEMNKIMQEEL; from the coding sequence ATGCAATTATATGAAGGGATTTCTGTGGGGTTGTATCTGTTGCTAATGATAGGTATAGGCATATATTCCTATAGAAAATCGACAAGTAATTCAGAAGAATTTTTAATTGGAGGACGAAAAATGGGAGCTGCTGTTACCGCTTTATCTGCAGGAGCTGCCGATATGAGCGGGTGGCTGTTGATGGGAGTTCCTGGGGCCATGTATTTATCTGGGATTTCAAGTTCATGGATTGCTATTGGTTTAACGATCGGTGCTTTTCTCAACTATATTATAGTGGCACCAAGGCTCAGGATTTATACGGAAGTTGCTCAAAACGCCATTACTTTACCCGTATTTTTTGAAAACAGATTTAAAAATAAGAATCATCTGTTAAAAATTACCTCTTCTATTTTTATTCTGGTATTTTTTACCCTCTACACATCCGCAGGAATGGTTTCCGGAGGAAAATTGTTTGAATCAGCTTTCGGAATGGATTATACCGTAGGGTTGTTATTAACCAGCCTGGTTGTTGTTTTATACACCTTTTTAGGCGGGTTCCTGGCGGTAAGTCTTACCGATTTTGTTCAGGGAACCATTATGGTGCTGGCTCTCGTTATCGTTCCTATTGTTGCCATAATGCAGATTGGAGGAATTGGAGAAACCTATTCGTTGATCGAAGCTAAAGATCCTAAATACCTGGATTTATTTAGAGGAACAACGACGGTAAGTATAGTATCTTTATTAGCCTGGGGGCTTGGATATTGCGGACAGCCACATATTTTGGTTCGTTTTATGGCCATTGATAAACCTAAGGACTTAATAAAAGCAAGAAGAATTGGAATCACCTGGATGATTTTTACTGTTGCCGGAGCATTAGCCATAGGATTAGTAGGAATTGCTTACCTGCAAAAATTTGACCTGGAAACGATGGTAAAATTTGATGGCTCAAAAACAGAAGCGGAAACTATTTTTATTTATTTCTCCCGTATTTTGTTTCATCCGCTGATTGCGGGATTCCTGTTGACTGCGATTTTGGCAGCTGTGATGAGTACTATTTCTTCTCAGTTACTGGTAACTTCAAGTTCATTAACAGAGGATATTTATAAAGCTTTCCTGAATAAAAAAGCAACTTCAAAACAACTGCTGATTGCCAGCAGGTTATCTGTACTATTGGTGGCCGTGATTGCGGTTCTTTTATCCTTAAACCCTAAAGACAGTATTCTTAACCTGGTAGGAAATGCCTGGGCAGGTTTTGGTTCCGCATTTGGACCATTGATTCTGCTTTCTCTTTTGTGGAAAAAGACAACATGGCAGGGAGGATTTGCAGGAATGTTGGTGGGTGGTATAACTGTGCTGGCATGGGTATATCTTCAGCATCCGTTAAAAGACTGGTATGAAATTATCCCTGGATTTACCCTTTCTCTATTAACCAATATTGTGGTTTCATCATTGACTTATCAACCTGATACCACTATTGATCGTGAATTCAATGAGATGAATAAGATCATGCAGGAAGAATTGTAA
- a CDS encoding MFS transporter, with translation MNRNRYVLSLGVFGITTTEFAVIGVLPEIASAFHINIGKAGWLLSIFVLIVGYHDREEFSKYATQKQPI, from the coding sequence ATGAACAGGAATAGGTATGTACTTTCTTTGGGCGTTTTTGGAATTACCACTACGGAATTTGCAGTGATTGGAGTTTTGCCAGAAATTGCTTCTGCATTCCACATCAATATCGGGAAAGCAGGATGGCTTTTAAGTATTTTTGTCTTGATTGTCGGATATCATGATCGGGAAGAGTTTTCAAAATATGCAACACAAAAGCAACCAATCTGA
- a CDS encoding helix-turn-helix transcriptional regulator: protein MPQFFHDKRLYYTPIEFGLSHIGGTWKMPILWRLQEKPLRFSELKRDIPHITDKMLTSQLRELESKEMIHREVFPVVPPKVEYSLTEKGKKSIPVIETIMQFGYDLMKDEGIVFPPKE from the coding sequence ATGCCTCAATTTTTTCACGATAAAAGACTTTATTATACTCCCATTGAATTTGGTTTAAGCCATATTGGAGGAACCTGGAAAATGCCTATTTTGTGGAGATTACAGGAAAAGCCACTGCGTTTCAGCGAACTGAAAAGAGACATTCCGCACATCACGGATAAAATGCTGACCAGCCAGTTGCGTGAATTGGAAAGTAAAGAAATGATTCATCGTGAAGTATTCCCTGTTGTTCCTCCAAAAGTAGAATACAGTCTGACCGAAAAAGGGAAAAAATCTATTCCGGTTATAGAAACCATTATGCAGTTCGGCTATGACCTGATGAAAGATGAGGGAATTGTTTTCCCGCCCAAAGAGTGA
- a CDS encoding MsnO8 family LLM class oxidoreductase: MKLKLGILDQSPVTMGNNAASALANSINLALFAEEAGYHSLMYSEHHGVEAYGSSSPELLSAIVLSKTKRIKVGTAGIMMRNYSAYKMAEWAKLLGTLYPERFMLGLGKAPGGLKDAVMALNNHKPVVLSNLETKLEEIIRYMTEESEMYDELIAQPTQVKHLPEIVWLGSGMTSAQEAAKHGIGYSFAAFMNSENGKEYTEAYLREFDPAQYASRPSLQVALAVSVADSPEEAKRNAYGMAYQFLQSRQLVSPEPVYPAEIVEKKYWEPLMRTIFLLS, translated from the coding sequence ATGAAGCTGAAATTAGGCATATTAGACCAGTCACCTGTTACAATGGGTAACAATGCTGCATCAGCATTAGCCAATAGTATCAACCTGGCCTTATTTGCCGAAGAAGCAGGATATCACAGTCTGATGTATTCTGAACATCATGGAGTAGAAGCGTATGGAAGCTCAAGTCCCGAACTCTTATCCGCCATCGTTCTCAGCAAAACAAAAAGAATAAAAGTTGGAACAGCCGGAATTATGATGAGGAATTATTCCGCTTATAAAATGGCTGAATGGGCTAAGCTGCTGGGAACTCTTTATCCTGAACGGTTTATGCTGGGACTGGGAAAGGCTCCCGGAGGCTTGAAAGATGCAGTTATGGCTCTGAATAATCATAAACCGGTAGTATTATCCAATCTGGAAACGAAACTGGAAGAGATCATTCGTTACATGACGGAAGAAAGTGAAATGTACGATGAGCTTATTGCTCAGCCTACCCAGGTAAAGCATCTGCCGGAAATTGTTTGGCTCGGCTCCGGAATGACCTCTGCTCAGGAAGCCGCAAAACACGGAATAGGTTATTCTTTTGCTGCTTTTATGAACAGTGAAAATGGTAAGGAATATACCGAAGCTTATCTCAGGGAATTTGATCCGGCACAATATGCTTCCAGGCCGTCATTACAGGTGGCTCTTGCCGTCTCTGTTGCGGACAGTCCTGAAGAAGCGAAGCGTAATGCTTACGGGATGGCTTATCAATTTTTACAATCAAGGCAACTGGTTAGCCCCGAACCTGTGTATCCTGCCGAAATAGTGGAAAAAAAGTATTGGGAACCGCTCATGAGGACGATTTTTTTACTATCTTAG
- a CDS encoding AAA family ATPase — translation MSKLYIMTGGPGAGKTSLLEELEKQGFIIVPEEGRRIIKEQMITHGNALPWMDRRKFAELMFKGSVNAYQEMSKRTANDTVFFDCGILDAIGYMRLEKLPVPKEMEIIACEMAYQKNVFIFPPWKEIYKNDPERKQTLEGAISTFECMRELYLEYGYNIIEVPKLSIQERAGFVLDSID, via the coding sequence ATGTCAAAATTATATATCATGACCGGCGGTCCCGGTGCAGGAAAAACAAGTCTTTTGGAAGAACTGGAGAAGCAGGGATTTATAATTGTACCCGAAGAAGGCAGAAGAATCATCAAAGAACAAATGATCACCCACGGAAATGCTTTACCATGGATGGACAGAAGAAAATTTGCAGAACTTATGTTTAAAGGTTCTGTAAATGCCTATCAGGAAATGAGTAAACGTACAGCAAATGATACTGTTTTTTTTGACTGTGGAATACTTGATGCCATAGGCTATATGAGGCTGGAAAAACTTCCTGTACCCAAAGAAATGGAAATAATCGCCTGCGAAATGGCTTACCAAAAGAATGTTTTTATTTTTCCTCCCTGGAAAGAAATTTATAAAAATGATCCCGAAAGAAAACAAACTTTGGAAGGAGCAATATCTACATTTGAATGCATGCGGGAACTCTATCTGGAATATGGTTATAATATCATTGAGGTGCCGAAACTTAGCATTCAGGAAAGGGCCGGATTTGTTCTTGACTCTATTGATTAA
- a CDS encoding nuclear transport factor 2 family protein: protein MDDTTKNVAEQFIQYLNEENFDKAESCLDPDFKFNGVLGSRESASSYIEDMKKMKFKYEILQTFTSDQDICFWYNINMGKQTVLTSGWYEILDGKIHSLKVLFDPRPLLKD from the coding sequence ATGGACGATACAACCAAAAACGTAGCAGAACAGTTTATCCAATATTTAAATGAGGAAAATTTTGACAAAGCCGAAAGCTGTCTTGATCCGGATTTTAAGTTCAATGGCGTGTTGGGTAGCAGAGAAAGCGCATCTTCTTATATTGAAGATATGAAGAAGATGAAGTTCAAATATGAGATTCTTCAAACCTTTACCTCAGACCAGGACATTTGCTTCTGGTATAATATCAATATGGGCAAACAGACAGTATTAACCTCAGGGTGGTATGAAATTTTGGATGGGAAAATTCATTCATTGAAAGTATTATTTGATCCAAGACCCTTATTGAAAGACTAA
- a CDS encoding class I SAM-dependent methyltransferase, with the protein MKQNIYDNTEFFTRYKAMRDGDQGLNELLEQPVMKRLRIPVKGKTVLDMGCGLGHQIQALLIQDPQKITGLDISQKMLSEAQNRISSAKVDWVCSALEDYHFGQNRFDLIISSMTLHYIEDLKILFQKIFNGLTSGGQFLFSMEHPVCTAALKSWQELDGESYWPVNRYSEEGLRKQDWFVKDVEKYHHQLSTIVNDLLEAGFVLKNLEEPCPDQELLRLRPNFQQHVHRPPVIIINVQK; encoded by the coding sequence ATGAAACAAAATATTTACGATAATACCGAATTTTTCACGCGTTATAAAGCAATGCGCGACGGAGATCAGGGACTTAATGAATTATTAGAACAACCTGTAATGAAGAGGCTTAGAATTCCGGTCAAAGGAAAAACGGTTCTTGATATGGGCTGTGGATTGGGACATCAGATTCAGGCATTGCTTATCCAGGATCCTCAAAAGATCACAGGACTGGATATTTCACAAAAGATGTTATCGGAAGCACAAAACAGGATTTCATCTGCAAAAGTAGATTGGGTGTGTTCTGCCCTTGAAGATTATCATTTTGGACAAAACAGATTCGATCTGATTATAAGCTCAATGACCCTGCATTATATTGAAGATCTAAAGATACTATTTCAAAAAATCTTCAACGGATTAACTTCCGGAGGACAATTTCTGTTTTCGATGGAGCATCCTGTCTGTACTGCTGCATTGAAGTCGTGGCAAGAATTAGATGGTGAATCTTACTGGCCGGTTAACCGATACAGTGAGGAAGGGCTTAGAAAACAAGACTGGTTTGTAAAAGATGTGGAAAAATACCATCATCAGCTCAGTACTATTGTCAATGACCTTCTGGAAGCCGGATTTGTATTGAAAAATCTTGAAGAACCCTGTCCTGATCAGGAACTGCTGAGATTACGCCCCAATTTTCAACAGCATGTACATCGCCCTCCTGTCATTATCATCAACGTTCAAAAATAA
- a CDS encoding tetratricopeptide repeat protein has protein sequence MKVWLALLIILICGKSLTAQAVKIDTGKLLEYYETQRYTDAAQYLQSIYPSDTKDIKALTQIAYCHMMAGKLPEAEKNYLKVNDLHPDSLPVLFSLAGINSRRGNVSNARTYLQKIIQLDSLNFSAYKQLAAYEDTSERKLRYLKKAHSISKTDPDVAYDLSMVYRELKQYQPAYEVLKTAISADTENFSLQQALLPLSNQLGKYQESIETGEKLLKNRADPNVMNDLGQAYFYVKDYEKCITMYKILETLEVQNEGILYYMTLSYRELKDYDNAAAYAQKTIDEAISKHIPLYYAALAGIYEDKNQYNEAATTYKRGLSFGSSTIISYRLGLLYDLHLKQPKNAIQYYQMYLKNKPDTEKEKEQIEYAKNRILVLAATK, from the coding sequence ATGAAAGTCTGGCTTGCCCTGCTCATTATTCTTATCTGTGGTAAGAGTCTGACCGCACAGGCGGTAAAAATTGATACCGGGAAACTTCTCGAGTATTATGAAACACAACGGTATACTGATGCTGCCCAATACCTGCAAAGCATTTATCCTTCAGATACAAAGGATATTAAAGCGCTAACGCAAATTGCCTATTGTCATATGATGGCGGGCAAATTACCGGAAGCTGAGAAAAACTATCTGAAAGTCAATGATCTTCACCCGGACAGCTTACCTGTTTTATTCAGCTTAGCCGGCATCAATTCGAGAAGGGGTAATGTATCCAATGCCAGAACATATCTTCAAAAAATCATTCAGCTGGATAGTCTGAATTTTAGTGCGTATAAACAACTGGCAGCGTACGAAGACACTTCTGAAAGAAAATTAAGGTATCTTAAAAAGGCCCATAGTATTTCCAAGACTGACCCGGACGTAGCATACGACCTTTCTATGGTGTACCGCGAACTCAAACAGTATCAGCCTGCTTACGAAGTATTAAAAACAGCAATTTCCGCGGATACGGAAAACTTTAGCCTTCAACAGGCACTTTTACCCTTGTCTAATCAACTGGGCAAATACCAGGAAAGTATTGAAACAGGTGAAAAACTGCTGAAAAACCGTGCTGACCCCAATGTTATGAACGATTTAGGACAAGCCTATTTTTATGTAAAAGACTATGAGAAGTGCATTACTATGTATAAGATCCTGGAAACGCTTGAGGTTCAGAATGAAGGCATTTTATACTATATGACGTTAAGTTACCGTGAACTGAAAGACTATGACAACGCTGCTGCGTATGCTCAAAAAACAATTGATGAAGCAATTTCTAAACATATACCACTCTATTATGCTGCCCTGGCAGGTATTTATGAAGATAAAAATCAATACAACGAGGCGGCAACAACCTATAAAAGAGGGCTTAGTTTTGGAAGCAGTACTATCATAAGCTATCGTTTAGGCCTTCTTTATGACCTCCATCTGAAACAGCCTAAAAATGCAATTCAGTATTATCAGATGTATCTTAAAAACAAGCCGGATACCGAGAAGGAAAAAGAGCAGATAGAATATGCAAAGAATAGAATTTTAGTATTAGCAGCAACAAAATAA
- a CDS encoding DinB family protein, translating to MEIRSVKAFIEYYERIRSRTNRLIEIIPRDKLDFTYKQGKFTIGDQIRHIATIERYMYGETISGRKSAYQGCGKEFADGYENVVAFFNEMHRQTIEIISGLSDEDLNRKCITPGNSEISIWKWLRAMIEHEIHHRAEIYIYLNLLDVKTPQIFGFSAEEVQEMSVKL from the coding sequence ATGGAAATAAGATCTGTAAAAGCCTTCATTGAGTATTACGAGAGAATCCGTTCAAGAACGAATCGTTTAATTGAGATTATTCCTCGTGACAAGCTGGATTTTACCTATAAACAGGGAAAGTTTACCATCGGGGATCAGATCAGGCATATTGCCACTATTGAGCGTTATATGTACGGTGAAACCATTTCGGGAAGAAAGAGTGCTTATCAAGGCTGCGGAAAAGAATTTGCAGACGGCTACGAAAATGTAGTAGCTTTTTTCAATGAGATGCACAGGCAGACTATAGAAATTATCAGTGGATTATCAGATGAAGACCTTAACCGGAAATGCATAACCCCGGGAAATAGCGAAATCTCCATCTGGAAATGGCTCAGAGCGATGATAGAACACGAAATTCATCACAGGGCAGAAATATATATTTATCTGAATCTCCTCGATGTGAAGACTCCCCAGATTTTTGGGTTCTCAGCAGAAGAAGTTCAGGAAATGAGTGTGAAGCTATAA